A segment of the Prosthecobacter sp. genome:
TCATCACGGCCCAGGAGGAAAGCGATGCGCCCATTGCCGTGAAACCCAAGCGTCCGCCCTCGAAATCCACCACGCTCACACCATGAAACGATTGCTTCTGCTGACCCTGCTAGCCGCAGCGACCTCTCCCGCACAGCAGAGTGCGAAAAAGGAAGTGTTTTGGTCTTTTCGGCCGCCAGCGGCGGTTTCGCCGCCGGTTGTCAAAAACACCGAATGGCCGCTCAACATGGTGGACCGCTTCATTTTGGCAGCGCAGGAGCAAAAAGGCCTTTCACCGTCCAAAGCAGCGGAACCACGCGTGCTCGTGCGGCGCTTGTTCTTCGCGCTTTGCGGGCTGCCGCCGGCTGCGGACGTGATGGAGCACTGGCAACGGGAAATCGGGCCCGAGCTGAATCAAACCGCCATCGCAGCACTCGTGGACTCGCTGCTGAAGTCACCACGCTTCGGCGAGCATTGGGGACAACACTGGCTCGATGTGGCACGCTTTGCCGAATCCACCGGCGGTGACGCCAACGGCATCCATCTCCATGCCTGGCGTTATCGAGACTATGTCATCGACAGCCTGAATGCGGACAAACCTTTCGACCGCTTCATCCGAGAGCAGATCGCGGGTGATTTGTTGCCGATCTCATCAGACAAGGAGTGGGCGCAGAACCTCGTCGCCACGGGTTTCCTCGCCGTGGGTCAAAAACTCGTCGGCGAGGTCGAAGATCGAAAGTTTTTTGCCGATCTGGTGGATGAGCAGATCGATGCGACCACTCGCGCTTTCCTCGGCCTCACCGTTTCATGTGCGCGGTGCCATGATCATAAGACCGATCCCATCCCGCAGGCGGACTACTATGCTCTCGCTGCCATTTTTCGGAACACGGAGACGCACTACGGCCTCATCAAGGCGCAGTCGCGGCAGTATTCCACGCTGCTCGATGTCACCGGCATGGGTCTGCCCGCGGGGCGCGATGCTTTGACCGCACAGCAGCTCGCGGACATGAAAGCCGAGCGCGAGGCCGCCGCGCAGAACATGGATGACATCATGCGCACGATTCGCGGCGGCGATGGTGTCACGCGTGCGATGCTGCGGCGCTCACGCACGCAGCGGGATGAAAGCGAGGCGCTGCTGCAATCCTACGATGCCCAGGGCAACCCACTCACCTTCGTGATGGGCGTGCAGGATCGCGATGCACCGCTGGAGACACGCATTCTCGAGCGTGGCGAGTTGGACAAGTCCGGCGCTCTCGTCGCGCCCGGCTTTCTGCATGCGCTGCATCCGCAATCCTCACCTCCCGTGCTGCGTCTGCGTGAAGGCAGCGGACGCCTGCAACTCGCCGACTGGCTCGCCAGCCCGCGCAATCCACTGACAGCCCGCGTCATCGCCAACCGAGTCTGGCACTGGCTCTTTGGGCAGGGCCTGGTCCGCACCGTGGACGACTTCGGCTTCACGGGTGACAAGCCCACGCATCCCGAACTGCTGGATTTTCTCGCCCTGCGCCTCATTGAACACAAAGGGTCGCTGAAGTCACTCATCCGCGAACTCGTGCTCACGCGCACCTGGCAGCAGGCATCCACCTTTGACGAAGACAAGTTCGATCACGATCCCGACAACCTGCTTCTCTGGCGCATGAGTCCACGCCGTCTCGAAGCCGAGGCCGTGCGCGATGCGATGCTGGCCGTGAGCGGAGAACTCGACTTCACCCGGCCCGCAAAGCCGCTCATTGCCGCCGCAGGCGAAGGAACCGTGGGCCAGGCCGTTTTCGAGCCGGAGATCCGCAAGATCGAGGCGCCCGTGCGCAGTGTGTATCTGCCGCGAGTGCGCAGCGTGCTGCCCGAGATGATGGAACTCTACGATGCACCGGATGCCAGCAACGTCATGGGCGCACGCGAAACGACCACCGTGCCGCTGCAGGCACTGCACGCGCTGAACTCCGCCTTTGTGCGTCAGCAAGCGGAGGCCTTTGCCGACCGCCTCGGCAAGCTCACCGTGTTTGAGCAGTTCGATCACGCCTGGCTCTCTGCCTTCGGACGACCGCCGACGACCAAGGAGCGCGAACTCGCCAACGCGTTCTCATTCGAGATGGAAGCGAGCCTTGAAGGTCCCGGAACGCAATCCCAGCGCGAGGCACTCATCACACTCGCCCAATCGCTCCTCTGCGCGGCGGAGTTTGTCGTCGTGGATTGATTTCAGCACTCTTCATCTCATGAAACCCAACTCATTTTGTCTCAATCGCTCCGCTGCCGTCACTCGCCGGGATGCGCTGCGCTCGCTATCGGCGGGTTTTGGCTATCTCGCCTTCCAAAGCCTCGCTGCGGCGGCCACATCGCCCCTCGCCAGCAAGCAGCCGCATTTCGCCCCCAAGGCCAAGCGGGTCATTTTTCTCTGCATGAGAGGCGGGCCGTCGCATCTCGACACCTTTGACTACAAACCGCGCCTCATCGCCGATGCCGGCAAACCTTCACGCCAAGCCGGATCGCAGCTCATGCCTTCACTTTGGGAGTTCAAGCAGCGCGGACAGAGCGGGCTGTGGATTTCCGAGGCGTTTCCAAATGTAGCGCAGCACGCTGACGACCTCTGCCTGCTGCGCGGCATGACCTGCGACCAGCCCAGCCACGCCCAGGCCTTTGTGCAGATGCACACGGGCGTGTCGCAGTTTGTGCGGCCATCCCTCGGTGCCTGGACTCTCTACGGCCTCGGCTCGGAGAATCAAAACCTGCCGGGCTACATCACCATCAATCCGCCGAGCGCGAATGGCGGCTCGCAAAACTACGGCAGCGCCTTTTTGCCCGCCGCCTATCAGGGCACGAAGTTTCAAATCAGCGACAGCAGCCAGCGCAATCGCATGATCGACATCAAACGCCGTGGCGAGGTGAACAACGACGGCCTTGCCCACCTCCGCAATGAACACCTCACCGACGCGCAGCAGCGTCGCCAGATTGACTTCATCAATGCCCTGAACCGCGAAAAGCTCGCGCACGACACGCACGCGCCGCTCATCGAAGGAGCTATCGAAAGCCATGAACTCGCCTTTCGCATGCAGGATGCCGTGCCAGGCGTGATGGACCTCAGCAAGGAGTCTCCGCAGACACTCGCACTCTACGGCATCAATGAGGACCCAACGGATGGATTTGGCCGCCAGTGCCTGCTCGCACGGCGATTCGTCGAAGCGGGCGTGCGTTTCATCGAACTCGGCCATGGCTCGTGGGACCAGCACGCCAACATCCAGACGGCGCTCGGCCAAAACTGCGCCCAGACGGACAAACCCATCGCGGGCCTGCTGGCCGATCTCAAACAGCGTGATCTGCTCAAAGACACGCTCGTCATCTGGGGCGGCGAGTTCGGCCGCACTTCGTATTCACCCGATGCCAATGGCCGCGACCACAACCACAAGGGCTACACCCTCTGGATGGCCGGCGGCGGCGTCAAAGGTGGCTTCTCACACGGAGAAACCGACGAGCACGGCTACGAAGCCATCACCGGCAAAGTCCACATCCACGACTGGCACGCCACGGTGCTGCACCTCCTCGGCTTCGACCACGAAAAGCTCACCTACCGCTTCGGCGGCCGAAACATGCGGCTGACCGACCTTTACGGGAGTGTGGTGAAGCAGATCGTGTCTTAATATTTGATTTTTCAAACGCCACTTTGATATGCGGAAAAATCCAAAACTCAACTTGCGGAGCAAGTTCGTTACTTTGCTGACGCACCCTCGATGACCCTCGTGACATCCTCCTCAAGCAGAAAACCCTCCGCCTGGAGCTTCTTCGCCGCTTCAGTGAGGCGCGACAGATAGTCCGCACGAGTCGGATAGCGTTCTTCGAGCGACAAACGCGGATCACCGGTCTTTTCGCGTTCGGCTTTGGTTTTGGCGAACGGCACAAACATGCCGTCGAGCGGCGATAGCATCGTTTCGGCACCGACTTGAGGCGAGCGGAGGTTCCAGCCGGTGTAGGTGCCGAGCGGCGCGGCGACCTCGGGAAGCACGATGCCGCAGGTTTCATTCCCATCGGCATTCACGGCGGGCAGGAGTGTCTGAAATGGTTTACCGACCTTCGGCGGGATGATGTCGGCGATGCCTTCGCTGTGGAAGCGCGAGCCGAAATCGAGCCTCGGCGGCTGATAGGCATGTGTGGGCATGTTGTGGCCAGGCATCTTTGGAAACTGCGTCTTCCAGGTGTCGAAGCTCACGAGGCTTTGATCGGCGAGACGCGGATGACGGCTCGGCGGTGGTGCTTTGCCGTTTTGCACCCAATCCGAGAGATTGAGGAGCATCGCACGCAGCACGGGACCACGATCATCGAGCGTGTTGCGCGGCTGCTGGCAGATGCCGGGCGTGCCGTCGCTCTTGCCGAGGTGCTGTGCACCGGCCACGAGATACACGCGCACGTCGTCGGGCAGCGTGAGGTCCGCTTTGCCCTCCACGTCGGTGTGCAGCAGCGAGGCGGCTCGGCTCCAGTATTCGGTGGAGGTTTGCGTGAAGAGAATGCGCGGCGTGTGGCCGGATTTCCGCGAACGGGCGAGCGAGTCGTCTGATTCACCCGTGACGGGATCGGTTTGCGGCAACGGCGCGAGCGGGAAGAACTCGCTGCCCGAAAGATGGCCCTCGTGCTGCGTGCCATACTCCGTGCTCATGCGGAAGCGATGATTGAACATGCCTTTACCCGAACCCGCGACGTGGATCAAAGCGCCGTCGAAAACGATGCGACCCTGCTCATCGCTGTTCAGGCCTTCAAAGAGGAAATGGTGAATCACACGCCCCGACTGCGAGATGCCGAACACGCTGGCTTTTTCAATCGCACCCGCGAGCGGATTCATTTTGGCATCACCGTGACGAAAGTACGCCACGCAATCTCGCATCGCGGTGAGGCCGAATCCGGTCACGCGGGGTTCCTTCGCCGTGTAAACGAGGTCATAGAGCCAGCCAGGACGCAAACCAGCCTTCACATACACATGCTTGGCATCGGGGATGAGCGTCTCGTTCTCCCAACGCCCAAACGTCCACTCACCACGAGGCACCTCAACGCCTTCCGCTCCGCGATGGGGTCGCATCGTGAGCGTGGCGTCGGCATTGTCGAGGCTCAGCGATGGAAATGCCGCGCCGATGCCCCACGGGCTCCATGAAAAGGCGCGGCTGAAGACCTTCTCCGTGCTCGTGATCTCCAGATGCGCCCGTCCGGTGATCGTCTTGCCGTTCTCCGTCGCGATGGGCAGCCCGCAGAGCAGGCGCTGTGTTTCATCCGCCTGCACCTCGCCATTCCAGCCGCACCACAGCACGGAGAAGCCATGCTTCATGAGGAATCCATGCCCGGCATGCGCCTCCGTCCTCGGATCATTCGTGCGCTCGCCATCGTTGAAGGTCCACAGCGCCAGCATGTTGCCGCGATTATTCACATCGTAGAGCAGTTGTCCGTTGCCCTTCTTCGCATCGACCGGCTTCAGCAAAAAGAAGTCCGTCCAGCTCTCGACCTTGCCGCGAGCATTGCGTGGTGCCCGCTTCAAGTCACTGATGCGGATGTTGGCTTTGTTCGCCGGATCAGTCTCGATGAACATGCGCCCCTTGATGCGCTCGTAGGCTCCAGCGAGGCCGAAGCTTTTACCATCCGCAAACGATGAGCGCCCGGCGATCTCAACGCGCACGACTTCGGCGCGTGAAACGAGGCTAACAAAGACAAGGATAAGACAAAGGTGGCGCATCATGGTTTTTCGATCACGAGTCCGGCCTTTTCATCCGAGCGGGCGATCACGACGCGACCTTGATTGCCCTTGCCTTTCACGACGGTGTTTTGCCCGACGAGAAAGCGCCGTCCGTCGAGCGGAACGATCCCAACAGAGGCATTGAACTCCCATTTGCCAGTCGTCCGATACTGCATGTCCGAACGCAGCAGGATCGTTGGTTTGCCGTAGCAGCCGAACCACCACGCGCCGTCGGCAAACGTCACCGTCTGGATGCCCATGAGCGTGTAACCGCTCGCCAGCACGTGACGGGCGCGGAACTTGAATGCCTCATCGTATTCATAGAGGTAGTTTTCGTTCACGCCGGGCGGCAGGCCGCCGACGATGATGAATTTGCCATCGTGATAGGCCATGCCGCCCGCGCCATGTACCAGTTCGGGCACCGCGTGTCGCGTGATCTCGGCGAGCGTGTCGCCATCATAGACATAGACCCACGAATCGGCCTCTCCGGCGGGCCGGTTGAATTTCCCGAGGTTCGTGGCGACATAGACGTGACCCGCGTGATAACACAGATCGCCGTGATGATTCGCCACCGGCACTTGCTTGAGGATGCGGCCCTCGGTGTCGGTTTTCACCAGCGCACCCGTCCAGCACCAGTAGATGGCATCGCGTCCGTTGGTGCAGATGCCTTGAAGGTGGCGCGGGTAGGTTCCCTCACAGGCCGTGGCGCGCAGTGGTTCCTCAGCGACCAAGGAACCCAATGCAAAGCAGGACAGGATGAAAACAGAAAGATGGTTCATAAGCAGATGAGAATCCGCAGTTCAAGGGTGCCTCATGCCAGCCAGCGTCTGCTCGATGAACTTCGTCACATGCGGCCAGCATTCCTTGCCGCAGCGGCCGTGGTCGGCACCCTCGATGACGATATGCCGGATGTCCTTGTGGCCGACAAGCTTCATCATGGAAACAAAATAAAGATTCTCCTCCGCGCGCATGAGCATGTCCACGCCCCAGCCGCCGGTGATGCAAAGCGTGGGCGGCGCATCTTTGCGAACGTGGTAGAGCGGCGCGAACTGGTCGATGGTCGGGCGGAACTTGCTGGGTTCGATACCCTGCTCCTTGCGCACGGTTTGATGGGTGATCATCTGGCCGGTCACCGGGATCAGCGCGGCGATCCGATTGGCGTCGATGTCGTGCTTGGCGAGGTAGCTTTTGTCCAAACCAACCATGGCGGTGAGATAACCGCCCGCCGAGATGCCGGTGACGAAGATCTTTGCGGGGTCGCCGCCATACGTCTCGATGTTCTTGAACGTCCACGCCAGCGCCGCCGCTGCATCTTCGACGTAAACCGGATGTTTCACGACCGGACTCAGGCGGTAACTCACACCGATCACGGCCCAGCCTCGATTTTTCAACTCAGTCGGAATGGAGCGGCTGCCTCCGGTGAGTCCACCGCCATGATAATAGACCACCGTGGGAAAACCCTTCACACCGACGGGATGGTAGAGATCGAGACGGCACTTCTCCCTGGCATATTCGGAGGCTGAGGTGACTTCGTCGGACAGGTAGTGGATGCCCGGCTCGATTTGATACTCGACTGTCGTGCCGGGAGATTGTGCGGACAGGCTGGTGGCAAACAAAAGCGATGTCAGCGCGGCGATAGTGGAGCGGGTGAATCTCATGGATGATTGAAAGTAATGGAGTGAAAATGAAACGCTACTTCGCAGCCGCGTTCATCTCCTTCGCGAGCGTACGCGTCTTTTCCTTCCACGTTGCCGTGTCGGTTTCCACGCAGCGCAAGACGACCTCGGCCTCGAACTTCGTCCCGGTGGCAATCGTCGCGTTGGAGTAGATGTGATTGTAGAGCTTGTGATAGACGGTCTTGTCCCAGTAGAAAGTCTTCATCCCCTGCCCCACGAGCGGCTTCGGATACCAGACGAGCGTCGCACGTTGGGATTTCGGATCATGAATAGCGGTCCATTTCACATCCTCGCGCAGGCGATGACCGCCCTGGCTGTCGAAGACACCTTCCACTGCCGTTCCATCTGCTTCCTCGGCCATCCACTCAGTCGTTGAAGGCAGAAAAGGATGCATGAAACCGTAGAGCACACCGATCTTCACCTCCTCGGTGGCCTCGTAGCGATGCTGCTCGATCACACGATCATCCATGACGGCGTAAACCGCCTCCAGCCGGAGCGCCCCCATCATGGACTGCTTGCGCAGCTCTGCGTGATGGCCTCGATAGACCGCCTTGTCCTTCAGTTCGCATGGTTTGCCATCCACGGTCAGCACCGCTCTCTCCACTTTCTCGATGCCACCTTCGTTGTGCCCGGTGCCGATCCATTTGCCGCCCACGGGTGAAAAGACCGTGCCGTAAAAGCCCGTGCGGCCGGTGATCACAGCGCCCTTATGCAGGATGCGACTGATCGTCCACGCACGATCCCCGGCGAACTCGATGGTCATGTCGCGCGTTTCGATCGTGACGTAGGCCGCAGGCCCCGGCTTGTCACCCGCAGCCTGCAAAGGAGCGGCGGCGAGAAGGCTCGTGGCGATGAGTATAAGCAGAGAACGATCCATTTGGAACAAACGCTGTGCCACAGGCCTATATTCGCCGCGAATACGAGGCGATTTCGCACACCTCAAACCAGGATTTCCTTCACCACGCTGCCGCCTTGCAGGCCGGTGAGTCGGATGCGGCGGCCGCCACTGACGACTGCGAGATTTCCGTGATCGAGGCCGAGCAGATGCAGGATCGTGGCGTGCAAGTCGCGGAAATGAACCTTGCCCTCGACAGGGGTGGAGCCCGTTTCATCCGTGCTGCCATGCACATGCCCGGCTTTCACGCCGCCGCCGGCCATCCAGAAGGTGAACGCGCGATGTTGGTGCCCGGTTTGGTCCTTGTCCTGCCCCGGCGTGAGACCCGGACGACCAAACTCGCCGCCCCAGACAACCAGCGTGTCCTCTAACAACCCGCGTTCGTCGAGATCATCGAGCAACGCAGCGATGGGAGCATCCGTGGTGGCGCAGTTTGCCGTCAGATCACGCCGATGATCCGTGTGCTGGTCCCAACTGCCATGCGTGATCTCGATGAAACGCACCCCCGCTTCGCAAAATCGACGCGCCAGCAGGCACTGGCGGCCAAAGTCGCTGCCCTTGCAGGTTCCAGCCGCGTAGTTCTTGCCAACACGATAACGATCCAGAGTGGCCTTTGATTCCGTGGAGATGTCGAGAAGCCCAGGGGCCGCCGCCTGCATGCGGAAGCCGAGTTCCATCGTCTGAATGACGCCTTCGAGCTGCGCATCGTCCGCTCGCAGGCTGAGATGATCGCGATTCATCGCCTGGATGAGATCAAGCTGCCGGCGCTTCACATTCAGCGGCAGATGATCACCCTGGATGTTGCTGATCATCGCTTTCGACATGTCCTCGCCATTCACACCGATGGGCGTGCCACCAAACACGGAGGGCAGTTGCGCAGCCGAGTATTCAGCGGGCTTCGCGGTGTTGAAGCTGATGAAACCGGGCAGGTTCATGTTCTCCGTGCCCAGACCATACGCCACCCAGGAACCCATGCTCGGGCAGGGCCGCAGGCGGTCGCCCGTGTGCAGTTGCAGCATCGACTGCGCGTGGATGCTCGTGTCCGCCGTCATGGCATTCAGCACGCAGAGCTTGTCGGCATGCCGCGCAATGTTTGGCAGCAGTTCACTCACCCACAGCCCGCTCTCGCCACGCCGTTTAAAGTCCGCGATGGAGCCCGCGTGCGGTTTCTTCCCGATCTGTGGCTTGTAATCAAAGGTGTCCATTTGCGCCGGGCCGCCCGCCATGTTCAGGAAGATCACGCGCTGTACCTTTGCACGAAGACGTGGCGGGCGCACAGTCAGATCCGCGCCTGCTGCACTCGCGATGCCCGACATCGCCAAATAGCCGAACCCGCACGAAGCGGTGGACAACATCTGGCGTCTGGAGAGATGGTTCATCGGCGCATTCATACGGCAGAATCAGTCCACATATCGCAGCTCGTTGCTCGCGAGCAGCGCCTGGCAAAACGCAGCCCAGGAGCTCGCAAGGCGCCCGTTCTCGTCGTTCTCGGTAGAAGCGAGCATCAATTCAGCTTCGCAGATGAAATTATGAGCCCGTTGGATTTCGCTGCCGGTCGGCTTGCGAGCAAAAGCATGACTATAGGCCGTTTGGATGCGAGTCATCGAGTCAGAGGAAGCTTTCATCAGGCGCTTGGCGAAACGCTTAGACTGCTCGACGAGGAAGGCGTTGTTCAGCAGATAGAGCGATTGCGTGGCGAGGGTGCTGGAGTCACGATTTCCGGTAACGGTGACGGCGTCGGGGAGATTGAAAGGCGTCAACTCAGGCGGCATGGAGTTGCGCAGCATGAGCAGGTAAACACTGCGGTGCGTGCTGGGCTGATGCAGCGGCGGCAATTCATTGATCAGCACGTTTTGATGCTGGATGAGCGAGCCATGGCCGGGCTGCGGATTCAGATCGCCAGTGGCAGCAAGCATGGCATCGCGTACGGCCTCGGCGTCGAGGCGACGGCGGTTATGGCGAGCGAGGAGGAGGTTGTCAGAGTCGGCTTCACGCAGTTTGTCATCGCATTGGCTGCTGAGCTGGTAAGTGTGGCTGAGGACAATGCTGCGGATGAGGCGTTTGATGGACCAGCCTTCACTCATGAAGCGCGTGGCGAGATGATCGAGCAACTCGGGGTGCGTGGGGCTCTCGCCTGTGATGCCGAAGTCAGCCGGCGTGCGCACGAGGCCTTCGCCAAAGAGATGCTGCCACACGCGGTTCACCATCACGCGTGCGGTCTGCGGGTGTTGCCTGCTCGTGAGCCACTGTGCGAGCTGAAGCCGTCCGCTCTGCTTGGGATCAAGTTGGATCGAGGGGTCCATGGCACCGCACGCGGTCAGGAAGCCGCGCGGGACCGCTGCGCCGAGTTTCTTGGCCTCGCCGTCGATGTTTAGTTTGCAATCGACCGCTGTCTTGGCCTCGCGCACGCCCATGGCGAGCGGCGCATCGGCGGCGTATTTGAAAGCGGGCTTCGCAGGCGGCCGACGCGGTTCGTGCTTGGAGATGATGGCCTCCGCCTCCGGCCGCACAGTCACCTTCTCGGCGGTCTTGAGTTCATGCAGTGGCGTCTGCGGCGCTGTGAGTCCCTGATGAGCCGCAGCACCCCAAAGCGTCTCCGTGCTCTTGAAGATGCCCGCGAGCGCGTAGTAGTCGCGCGTCGGGATCGGATCTGTCTTGTGATCATGGCAGCGCGCGCAGCCGACACTCAAGCCCATGATGCCGTGTCCGATGACGCCGATCTGATCCGCAACGACATCCATCTCAAAATTGTCATTCATCGCTTTTGCCGGCTTCGCGCCAATGGCGAGGAATCCGGTCGCGATGAGCTGCCGGTCCCGCTGCGCCTCCGAATCCGCCGACAGCAAATCACCCGCGATCTGCTCCGTGATGAAGCGATCATAAGGCATGTCTTCGTTGAACGCACGGATGACATAGTCACGGTACCGCCATGCATGCGGGAAGCTGGGATTGCGGCTCAGGCCATCGTTGCCATTCGACTCCGCGTAGCGCGCCACATCCAGCCAGTGGCGGCCCCAGCGTTCGCCGAAGTGCGGCGACTCCAGCAGCTCATCCACGACTTGCTGGAAAGACAAATGGCGGCTGACAAATGACAAAACCTCCCCGGCAGATGGCGGCAGGCCGATGAGATCGAAATAGACGCGTCGAATGAGCATCTCCGGGGTGGCATCCTTCGTTGGCGAGAGGCCTTTCACTTCGATTTTGGCGAGCACGAAGCTATCGATGGCGTCACGCGCCCAGTCTTTGGCCTTCACCATGGGCGGCTTCGGATGGGTGACGGGCTGATACGACCACAACGCCGCTTTGTCCGTTGTCAGAGTCTTCTTGGCTGATTTGGGCGCATCCACACGCGGATCAGGCGCGCCCATTTTGACCCAGGTGATGAAATCATTCACCACCTGCTCCGGCAGCCTCTTCTTCGGCGGCATTTCGAGACCGTCGTAGCGAACCGCCTGAATGATGAGGCTTTCATCCGGTTTGCCTGGAATCAATGATGGCCCCGACTCTCCTCCAACGATCATCTCCGACGGCGCGTCGAGCAAAAGCTTCCCTCCAATCTTCTTCGCACCCTGTGCGTGGCATTCGTAGCAGCTCTTCACCAACACCGGGCGAATTTTGCTTTCAAAGAAGGCCCGCTGGTCCGGCGTCATGTCGCCAGCACAAACCCCGCCCACGCACGCATAAAGCATCACGACTGTGATGCTGTGGAGAAAGTGTCGATGGGCGGGTGATAGGCTGTACATCAAGAGCCAAACCAACGCGCTGCCAGCAGCCGTTTTTGCCGGGCATTCAATTCTCCACGGACAGGATTGTCTTCCCTATCCTTTCTTGGTCGGCCCCTTGCCTTTGCCCTTGCCGCGCTCCTGTGACATTTCCCCACGTTCGAGGGTGCCATGGGCTTGATCACCAAGACCCGCACGGATGTGGGCCTTGAGTTCTCTTTGAAGCTGCGTGGCGATCTCGCGCTTCTGTTTCGCCAAATCACGCGTTTCGCTGAGATCGTTCACGAGATCAAAGAGGAAGCCTTCCTTCGTGTCCCAGAAGTAGAGGAGCTTGTAGTCGCCCTTGCGGATCGCGGACTGCGGATGCTCGACTTCGACGGTTTGATGCCAGACGAAACGATCAATGGGCCGCTTCACCGGTGCTTTGCCGCCGCTGAGCAAAAGTGGCTTCCAACTGCCACCTTCGACACCTTGGGGCAATGCGAAGCCAGGCGTGACGAAATCGAGCACGGTGGCCATGAGGTCGTAGCCGATGACGGGCGTGTCGCTGCGTGTGCCACCCTTGATGCCAGGGCCGCGCACGATGAGCGGCTCGCGGATGCCGCCCTCGCCGAGATCGCCTTTGCCGCCGTTGAGTATCCCTGTGCGACCGCCGTTGTCGGAGGTGTAGATGACGAGCGTTTCATCGGCGATGCCGAGTTCGTCGAGCTTCTTCAAAACCTCGCCGACGCAGGTGTCGAAGTCCTCGGTCATCGCGGCCATGACGGCGCGATCTCCCTTCCCGCCTTTGCCGAGATTCATGCCTTCATACTTCTTGATCGTCGAAGCCAGCGCCTGTGGTGTCTGATGCACGGCGTAGTAGCTGAGTTGCAGATAAAACGGATGCCCGCTCTTCACCTGCGCGTCCATAAAAGCCTTCGCACGCCGCGTGATGCCAAAGGACTGCTTCGGATCCTCGGGATCGGTCGTGTCGCCATCTTCGTTCATCGTGATGCCATCGCTCGCGTCGTAGCCCATCGACTCCGGCGTGTGAAACCACTGCCATTTGCCGAAATGCGCCGCCTGGTAGCTGCGATCCGCTTTTTTCAGCGTGTTCACGAGCGAATCCGTGACCGGCGCGCTCCAGTTGCGCGCATTTTTGTCCGCTGCGTTGAGTGTGGTCGTCGTACGGCCCATTTGGATCGCCGCACGCGAGCACTCGCACTTGCAGTGTGCCGCGTAGGCCTGCGAGAAGACCATGCCCTGCGCGGCGAGCTTTTCGAGATTCGGTGTGCGGAACTCGCGGCTCGCGCTGGCGGCCTCGCCCGGCATCATGCGTACCGAGGTGCCGCTCCATGCCTGATCATCGGCAAGGATGAACAGGATGTTCGGCACTTTGGCGAAGACGTTTGTAACGAAAACAAAAAGCGTGGCGATGAGGATGAGTGATTTCATTGTTGTGGCGCTCCTTTCACATCAAGGTCCGGCTTCGTGTTCCAGCGCTGCTTCCAGTCAGGTTTCTCGATCTTGGCGCGGAAAATGACGGTGTTGTCGAGGGCGATGTCGTCGCTCCAGATGAACTTCGCGCCTTCAAAATCGTTCTCAAAGTAGGGCTGCTTGGGATCGACTTCTTCGAC
Coding sequences within it:
- a CDS encoding DUF1501 domain-containing protein, translating into MKPNSFCLNRSAAVTRRDALRSLSAGFGYLAFQSLAAAATSPLASKQPHFAPKAKRVIFLCMRGGPSHLDTFDYKPRLIADAGKPSRQAGSQLMPSLWEFKQRGQSGLWISEAFPNVAQHADDLCLLRGMTCDQPSHAQAFVQMHTGVSQFVRPSLGAWTLYGLGSENQNLPGYITINPPSANGGSQNYGSAFLPAAYQGTKFQISDSSQRNRMIDIKRRGEVNNDGLAHLRNEHLTDAQQRRQIDFINALNREKLAHDTHAPLIEGAIESHELAFRMQDAVPGVMDLSKESPQTLALYGINEDPTDGFGRQCLLARRFVEAGVRFIELGHGSWDQHANIQTALGQNCAQTDKPIAGLLADLKQRDLLKDTLVIWGGEFGRTSYSPDANGRDHNHKGYTLWMAGGGVKGGFSHGETDEHGYEAITGKVHIHDWHATVLHLLGFDHEKLTYRFGGRNMRLTDLYGSVVKQIVS
- a CDS encoding alpha/beta hydrolase — protein: MRFTRSTIAALTSLLFATSLSAQSPGTTVEYQIEPGIHYLSDEVTSASEYAREKCRLDLYHPVGVKGFPTVVYYHGGGLTGGSRSIPTELKNRGWAVIGVSYRLSPVVKHPVYVEDAAAALAWTFKNIETYGGDPAKIFVTGISAGGYLTAMVGLDKSYLAKHDIDANRIAALIPVTGQMITHQTVRKEQGIEPSKFRPTIDQFAPLYHVRKDAPPTLCITGGWGVDMLMRAEENLYFVSMMKLVGHKDIRHIVIEGADHGRCGKECWPHVTKFIEQTLAGMRHP
- a CDS encoding alpha/beta hydrolase domain-containing protein; protein product: MMRHLCLILVFVSLVSRAEVVRVEIAGRSSFADGKSFGLAGAYERIKGRMFIETDPANKANIRISDLKRAPRNARGKVESWTDFFLLKPVDAKKGNGQLLYDVNNRGNMLALWTFNDGERTNDPRTEAHAGHGFLMKHGFSVLWCGWNGEVQADETQRLLCGLPIATENGKTITGRAHLEITSTEKVFSRAFSWSPWGIGAAFPSLSLDNADATLTMRPHRGAEGVEVPRGEWTFGRWENETLIPDAKHVYVKAGLRPGWLYDLVYTAKEPRVTGFGLTAMRDCVAYFRHGDAKMNPLAGAIEKASVFGISQSGRVIHHFLFEGLNSDEQGRIVFDGALIHVAGSGKGMFNHRFRMSTEYGTQHEGHLSGSEFFPLAPLPQTDPVTGESDDSLARSRKSGHTPRILFTQTSTEYWSRAASLLHTDVEGKADLTLPDDVRVYLVAGAQHLGKSDGTPGICQQPRNTLDDRGPVLRAMLLNLSDWVQNGKAPPPSRHPRLADQSLVSFDTWKTQFPKMPGHNMPTHAYQPPRLDFGSRFHSEGIADIIPPKVGKPFQTLLPAVNADGNETCGIVLPEVAAPLGTYTGWNLRSPQVGAETMLSPLDGMFVPFAKTKAEREKTGDPRLSLEERYPTRADYLSRLTEAAKKLQAEGFLLEEDVTRVIEGASAK
- a CDS encoding DUF1549 and DUF1553 domain-containing protein, which translates into the protein MKRLLLLTLLAAATSPAQQSAKKEVFWSFRPPAAVSPPVVKNTEWPLNMVDRFILAAQEQKGLSPSKAAEPRVLVRRLFFALCGLPPAADVMEHWQREIGPELNQTAIAALVDSLLKSPRFGEHWGQHWLDVARFAESTGGDANGIHLHAWRYRDYVIDSLNADKPFDRFIREQIAGDLLPISSDKEWAQNLVATGFLAVGQKLVGEVEDRKFFADLVDEQIDATTRAFLGLTVSCARCHDHKTDPIPQADYYALAAIFRNTETHYGLIKAQSRQYSTLLDVTGMGLPAGRDALTAQQLADMKAEREAAAQNMDDIMRTIRGGDGVTRAMLRRSRTQRDESEALLQSYDAQGNPLTFVMGVQDRDAPLETRILERGELDKSGALVAPGFLHALHPQSSPPVLRLREGSGRLQLADWLASPRNPLTARVIANRVWHWLFGQGLVRTVDDFGFTGDKPTHPELLDFLALRLIEHKGSLKSLIRELVLTRTWQQASTFDEDKFDHDPDNLLLWRMSPRRLEAEAVRDAMLAVSGELDFTRPAKPLIAAAGEGTVGQAVFEPEIRKIEAPVRSVYLPRVRSVLPEMMELYDAPDASNVMGARETTTVPLQALHALNSAFVRQQAEAFADRLGKLTVFEQFDHAWLSAFGRPPTTKERELANAFSFEMEASLEGPGTQSQREALITLAQSLLCAAEFVVVD